One genomic segment of Gossypium arboreum isolate Shixiya-1 chromosome 3, ASM2569848v2, whole genome shotgun sequence includes these proteins:
- the LOC108475645 gene encoding thaumatin-like protein 1b, which translates to MSTHCPILPSFFLIFLSFFCYTSYAYTFTVANNCPYTIWPGTLAGSGTPQLSTTGFQLDSGQSVRIPSVPAGWSGRIWGRTGCSFDAAGVGLCQTGDCGGKLACNGNGATPPASLFEITFGVGNQQDFYDVSFVDGYNLPLVAAPRGVYGTCNATGCAYDLNMGCPKELQVVGGDGEGAGRVVGCKSACEAFRQDQYCCSGEFANPTTCRPSFYSSVFKKACPKAYSYAFDDASSTFTCKALDYLIIFCPNSRSQRANRTNGGFTPPFNDDGTEGKVQIVSNSSNLLFPFPILILLLLVNLFF; encoded by the exons ATGTCAACTCATTGTCCCATTTTGCCTAGTTTCTTCCTCATTTTCCTCTCATTCTTTTGTTACACCTCATATGCTTACACTTTCACTGTAGCAAACAACTGCCCTTACACGATATGGCCTGGAACGCTGGCTGGTTCAGGGACACCACAGCTTTCAACGACAGGTTTCCAGTTAGATTCAGGCCAAAGTGTGAGGATCCCATCGGTTCCTGCAGGTTGGTCTGGTCGGATATGGGGTCGGACAGGGTGCTCGTTCGATGCCGCCGGTGTCGGGCTTTGTCAAACCGGGGATTGTGGGGGGAAACTTGCATGTAATGGCAATGGTGCAACTCCACCGGCTTCGTTGTTTGAAATAACATTTGGTGTGGGGAATCAACAAGATTTTTACGACGTTAGCTTTGTTGATGGTTATAATTTGCCGCTTGTTGCTGCTCCTCGTGGTGTTTATGGTACATGTAATGCTACTGGATGTGCTTATGATCTTAATATGG GTTGCCCTAAAGAGCTACAAGTAGTGGGAGGTGATGGGGAAGGGGCAGGGAGAGTAGTGGGATGCAAAAGTGCATGTGAGGCATTTAGACAAGATCAATATTGTTGCAGTGGGGAATTTGCAAACCCAACAACATGCAGGCCTTCCTTTTATTCTTCAGTTTTCAAGAAAGCTTGCCCCAAGGCTTATAGCTATGCTTTTGATGATGCTAGCAGCACTTTCACTTGCAAGGCCCTTgattatctcatcattttctGCCCTAATTCTCGATCTCAAAG GGCAAATAGAACAAATGGTGGGTTTACACCACCATTCAACGATGATGGTACCGAAGGCAAAGTGCAGATAGTTTCCAACTCATCAAATCTACTATTCCCCTTTCCAATCCTCATCCTCCTTCTACTTGTCAATTTGTTCTTTTAA